The genomic DNA AACTACTAAATACTAGACTGCTTTATTTACCAAAAGGATGGTTATCTTCTTTAAACTGGATATAAGATGCACACATAATGGTTGCCTTGGCTGTTACTTTTCCAACTACTTCCACGATTCCAGAGATTTCTTCATCAAGCTAacacaaagaacaaaatatcaaCCCGGTGTTATGACATCTTCAGATGATAACTAACTTGGAAAATTGTTATACAGTTCACTAATCTTTCATTTTACGTaagaaaatagttaaaagatTTACCAATGTAAAATCTGAATTGTAACttgttaaaaaatgtttgagtCCTTACTGTCAGCATGTCCCAAGTACTGTTACCTTTAGCAGTAGTTTCAGGTCCAATGCCACAGTTAAACATTTAAGTTGAAGACCAATCACTTAAAGATATTGAGAGTGCCCAGTATTTCTATAAGGAGTAATTTGTTTAAAAGGACACACTGAAATCTCTATCTTGCATAGTGTGTTCTGTATACTTTAACACATATATATAGCACACGGATTTGTCTTCGTAAAAgaccaaagaaaatgtttttaagtatGATAAACataatgtaaaaacaaataagtgacaactgaaaatatatgtatccgaaaatagaattttaaaaaggtaaaactcttcaagaaggaaaaagtgatTTAAATGGAAGATTTTTCTTGTGTGATTTTATGGTCTTTCATAAGGAATGAGGATTGCCACCCTGCATTTAAGGGATGTATTAAAAATCACAGAGCCCAAGAATCAATGGTTAAAAACACGAagggaaatacaaaggaaaatagtttaattttagaGCCAGGGAAGTTCTATAAGCTGGTCCTTTATACATCCACTCCAAGAATCAGAAGCATCAACAACAAACCAAACCAAGATGAAGAATTAACTAAATATACATAGAATTAATACTTAAACATACAGGCTCCATCAACTCAATGgttacattttttccttctccatctgaaagaataaacatttttccagtgggatgaatctaaaaaagaaacacatgattaaaaaatgaaaattgaccattcttttcaccattcacaaaaataaactcaaaatggatcaaagacctaaaggtaagacctgaaaccataaggcttctggaagaaaatataggcagtacattctttgacatcagtatcaaaagatCTTTTGGACACCAAGTCTTCTCAGAcaggggaaacaatagaaagaataaacaaatgggacttcatcagactgaagagcttcttcaaggcaaaggaagacagaattgaaacaaaaaaaacaacccactaactgggaaaaaatatttgcaagtcatgtatccgacaaagggttaatctccatactatgtaaaaaactcacacaactcaacaacaaaaaatcaaacaacccaatcaaaaaatgggctggggacatgaacagacatttctccgaagaagatatatggatggctaataggcacatgaaaagatgctcatcatcactaatcatcagggaaatgcaaatcaaaactacactaagatatcaccttacacccgttagaatggcaaaaataaccaaaacaaaaagtaacaaatgttggagaggttgtggagaaaaaggaaccctcacacaatgctggtgggaatgcaaactggcgcaggtactatggaaaacaatatggagatttctcaaaaaattaaaaatagaaatacgatatgacccagccatcccactactgggtatctacccaaagaacttgaaatcagcaatcccaaaagtcccatgcacccctatgtccattgcagcattattcacaatagccaagacatggaagcaacctaagtgcccatcaactgatgactggataaagaagatgtggtatatatacacaatggaatactactcagccataaaatcgtcccattcacaacaacatggatggacttgagggtattatgttaagtgaaataagccagatagagaaagacagtcTCTGTTATGACTCCACTCATTTGTGGAAGTTAAatatgcagacaaagagaacagattagtggttaccaggggaaaggggggtggagggggtgggcacaaagggtgaagtggtaaacctacaatatgactgacaaacaacaatgtacaactgaaatttcacaaggttgtaaaccatcataatctcaataaaaagtttaaaaaaatcccacataaacaaaacctttaaaatttcattaagataaaaatattaaaagtttgaCAAAAGATGAGCAGATTGTCTCAAACTTAGTCCGTGTGTACAAAGCAACTGTTTTTGAACGGTTTATTTGCCTCAAATAAATTGTGTTACCATATCTGGTCAAACGacacctagttaaatttgaatgtcagataaACAACAATACTTTTTTAGTACAAAtatgtcctgtatttttatttgctaaatctggcaccCCTGTGCTAAGAACAAATTAAAGGACGTCCATACTACGTAAAAGTGAAATCTGTTGGCACTCATGATTTAAATTGTACATATGGCACTAgggtatgttttaaaaattaggcaTGATGAAGCAAAGAAAGAACTGGTTGTCAGATGATCTCGGTCTACTCCTGTGTGACAGCTGCGAAGAGAGCAGTCAGCTCCGGCTCGAATCCCAGCTTTGCTACCTGCTGTGGCGTTGAACATTTTAAGCATACAGCACTCCTACCTAGTTTCCCTGTGAAGCTGGAATAACACCTATTTCATGAAGAGGATGTGTGGCTGAAATGAACTGCTAAATAAGcctttatataatttttccccCCTCAGCCTTCTTGGTTCACTGATTCCGAGACTTTGGGCCTGTTCCTCACCAGCAGAATGAAGGGACTGCACTCGGAACACTGGTGTAAGATGACAGACTGCTATAAGATCTGGAAGGGACAATCAAGGAAGGTTTTATGGAGAAGTGACTTCAGAGAAAACGAGGTTTGAGAGAGAAAATTGCATaagataaggaaggaagaaaattacaCTATCAAGTCTGGCTAAACTGAGAAATCAGAAGGTAACTGTGGGAGTCACGGCTATAACTTCCTTT from Equus quagga isolate Etosha38 chromosome 8, UCLA_HA_Equagga_1.0, whole genome shotgun sequence includes the following:
- the RPA3 gene encoding replication protein A 14 kDa subunit, coding for MADVMELPKSRINASLLAQFIDRPVCFVGRLEKIHPTGKMFILSDGEGKNVTIELMEPLDEEISGIVEVVGKVTAKATIMCASYIQFKEDNHPFDLGLYNEAVKIIHEFPRFFPLGVVQYN